In one Stenotrophomonas maltophilia genomic region, the following are encoded:
- the metX gene encoding homoserine O-succinyltransferase MetX: protein MSFAPSTTLRPEPFVPVSVPVEDRVHAERGEFAAVLSMRHAGACPVRVRYEWAGPVDAPVVVLAGGISAHRHVASNAQFAEKGWAEELVGSGRTLDPQQLRVLAFDFIGADGALDVPIDTADQADALALLLDHLGIRTLKAFVGYSYGALVGQQFAVRHRARVRQLVLASGAHRPHPYAAAWRALQRRAVALGQLQCGEDHGLALARQFAMLSYRTPEEFGERFDAPPEVVNGRVRVAAEDYLDAAGAQYVARTPVTAYLRLSESIDLHRVDPTAILPPTVVVAVEGDRLVPLADLVGLVEGLGPRGSLRVLRSPYGHDAFLKETDRIDAILATAFRTSGETA, encoded by the coding sequence ATGAGCTTCGCCCCCAGCACCACGCTTCGCCCCGAACCCTTTGTCCCCGTCAGCGTGCCGGTCGAAGACCGCGTGCACGCCGAGCGCGGCGAGTTCGCCGCGGTGCTGTCGATGCGCCACGCCGGCGCGTGCCCGGTACGCGTTCGCTACGAATGGGCGGGACCGGTCGATGCACCGGTGGTGGTACTGGCTGGCGGCATCTCCGCCCATCGCCATGTGGCGTCCAACGCGCAGTTCGCCGAGAAGGGCTGGGCCGAGGAACTGGTCGGCAGTGGCCGCACGCTCGATCCGCAGCAGCTGCGCGTTCTGGCGTTCGACTTCATCGGTGCGGATGGCGCGCTGGACGTGCCGATCGACACGGCCGACCAGGCCGACGCGCTGGCCCTGCTGCTGGATCACCTGGGCATCCGCACACTGAAGGCGTTTGTCGGCTACTCCTATGGCGCCCTGGTCGGGCAGCAGTTCGCTGTCCGCCATCGCGCCCGCGTGCGCCAGCTGGTGCTGGCCAGTGGTGCGCACCGTCCGCACCCCTATGCCGCGGCGTGGCGTGCGTTGCAGCGCCGGGCGGTCGCCCTGGGACAGCTGCAATGCGGTGAAGACCATGGCCTGGCACTGGCCAGGCAGTTCGCGATGCTCAGCTACCGCACGCCGGAAGAGTTCGGCGAGCGCTTCGACGCTCCGCCCGAGGTGGTCAACGGCCGCGTCCGTGTGGCCGCCGAGGACTACCTCGACGCGGCGGGCGCGCAGTACGTCGCGCGCACCCCGGTGACCGCCTACCTGCGCCTGTCCGAATCGATCGACCTGCACCGCGTGGATCCCACCGCCATCCTGCCGCCAACCGTGGTGGTGGCCGTGGAAGGCGATCGGCTGGTGCCGTTGGCCGACCTGGTCGGTCTGGTCGAGGGGCTGGGTCCGCGCGGCAGCCTGCGCGTGCTGCGCTCCCCATACGGCCACGACGCCTTCCTCAAAGAAACCGATCGCATCGACGCGATCCTCGCTACCGCCTTCCGCACTTCTGGAGAGACCGCATGA
- a CDS encoding peptide chain release factor 3, producing MSEVATEASRRRTFAIISHPDAGKTTLTEKLLLFGGAIQMAGSVKGRKAARHATSDWMALEKERGISVTSSVMQFPYEGKIVNLLDTPGHADFGEDTYRVLTAVDSALMVIDVAKGVEERTIKLMEVCRLRDTPIMTFINKLDREGKDPIELLDEVETVLGIQCAPVTWPIGMGQRLKGVVHLLTGEVHLYEPGRNFTRQDSTIFPSIDAPGLAEKIGAQMLADLRDELELVQGASHPFDLQAYREGKQTPVFFGSGVNNFGVQPLLDFFVEHAPSPQARATTGREIAPEESKLTGFVFKIQANMDPQHRDRVAFMRVCSGRFSAGMKTFHVRTGKEMKLANALTFMASDREIAAEAWPGDVIGIHNHGTISIGDTFTEGEAVTFTGIPNFAPELFRRARLRDPLKLKQLQKGLAQLSEEGATQFFRPLTSNDLILGAVGVLQFDVAAYRLKDEYGVEATFEPVSVTTARWIHCSNEKKLEEFREKNALNLALDAAGHLVYLAPTRVNLQLAQERAPDVRFAATREAAHTLTAG from the coding sequence ATGTCCGAAGTCGCCACCGAAGCGTCGCGTCGCCGCACCTTCGCCATCATCTCCCATCCTGACGCCGGCAAGACCACGCTGACCGAAAAGCTGCTGCTGTTCGGAGGCGCGATCCAGATGGCCGGTTCGGTCAAGGGCCGCAAGGCGGCCCGCCATGCCACCTCCGACTGGATGGCGCTGGAGAAGGAACGCGGCATCTCCGTCACCTCCTCGGTGATGCAGTTCCCGTACGAAGGCAAGATCGTCAACCTGCTCGACACCCCCGGCCACGCCGACTTCGGCGAGGACACCTACCGCGTGCTGACCGCGGTGGACTCGGCACTGATGGTGATCGACGTGGCCAAGGGCGTGGAAGAGCGCACCATCAAGCTGATGGAAGTGTGCCGCCTGCGCGACACCCCGATCATGACCTTCATCAACAAGCTGGACCGCGAGGGCAAGGATCCGATCGAACTGCTGGATGAAGTGGAAACCGTGCTGGGCATCCAGTGCGCGCCCGTCACCTGGCCGATCGGCATGGGCCAGCGCCTGAAGGGCGTGGTCCACCTGCTGACCGGCGAGGTGCACCTGTACGAACCGGGTCGCAACTTCACCCGCCAGGATTCGACCATCTTCCCGTCGATCGACGCTCCCGGCCTGGCCGAGAAGATCGGCGCACAGATGCTGGCCGACCTGCGCGATGAACTGGAGCTGGTGCAGGGCGCCAGCCATCCGTTCGACCTGCAGGCCTATCGCGAGGGCAAGCAGACGCCGGTGTTCTTTGGTTCGGGCGTGAACAACTTCGGCGTGCAGCCCCTGCTGGACTTCTTCGTCGAGCACGCGCCATCGCCGCAGGCACGCGCCACCACCGGCCGCGAGATCGCCCCGGAAGAGAGCAAGCTGACCGGCTTCGTGTTCAAGATCCAGGCCAACATGGACCCGCAGCACCGCGACCGCGTCGCCTTCATGCGGGTGTGCTCGGGCCGCTTCAGCGCGGGCATGAAGACCTTCCACGTGCGCACCGGCAAGGAGATGAAGCTGGCCAACGCCCTGACCTTCATGGCCAGCGACCGTGAAATCGCCGCCGAGGCCTGGCCGGGCGATGTGATCGGCATCCACAACCACGGCACCATTTCCATCGGCGATACCTTCACCGAAGGCGAGGCCGTCACCTTCACCGGCATCCCCAACTTCGCCCCGGAGCTGTTCCGCCGTGCGCGCCTGCGCGATCCGCTCAAGCTCAAGCAGCTGCAGAAGGGCCTGGCCCAGCTCTCCGAAGAGGGCGCGACCCAGTTCTTCCGGCCGCTGACCAGCAACGATCTGATCCTGGGTGCGGTGGGCGTGCTGCAGTTCGACGTGGCCGCTTACCGCCTGAAGGACGAGTACGGCGTGGAAGCCACCTTCGAGCCGGTCAGCGTCACCACGGCGCGCTGGATCCACTGCAGCAACGAGAAGAAGCTGGAAGAGTTCCGCGAGAAGAACGCACTGAACCTGGCGCTGGACGCCGCCGGCCATCTGGTCTATCTCGCGCCGACCCGGGTCAACCTGCAGCTGGCACAGGAGCGCGCGCCCGACGTGCGCTTTGCCGCCACCCGCGAGGCCGCGCACACCCTAACCGCTGGCTGA
- the trhA gene encoding PAQR family membrane homeostasis protein TrhA produces MSSTSVASIREEIASALTHGLGAVLALGAGAVLITLAAIYGDGWQLAGAIVFGIALLLLYTASTLYHAIQHPVAKGRLKVFDHCAIYVLIAGTYTPFTLIGLRGPWGWGLFAAIWTLALAGVVFKLFYTGRFKRLSTAIYVAMGWLVIVAVKPMLASIDGWTLGWLLAGGISYTLGTYFYHRESIPYSHAIWHLFVIGGSVCHFVAVTMQVL; encoded by the coding sequence ATGTCCTCGACTTCCGTTGCTTCGATCCGCGAAGAAATCGCCAGTGCGCTGACCCACGGTCTCGGCGCCGTACTGGCGCTCGGTGCGGGTGCCGTGCTGATCACCCTGGCCGCCATCTACGGCGATGGTTGGCAACTGGCAGGTGCGATCGTGTTCGGCATCGCGCTGCTGCTGCTGTACACCGCCTCCACCCTCTACCACGCCATCCAGCATCCGGTTGCCAAGGGCAGGCTGAAGGTCTTCGACCACTGCGCGATCTATGTACTGATCGCCGGTACCTATACGCCGTTCACGCTGATCGGCCTGCGCGGCCCCTGGGGCTGGGGCCTGTTCGCCGCGATCTGGACGCTGGCCCTGGCCGGCGTGGTGTTCAAGCTGTTCTATACCGGCCGCTTCAAGCGCCTGTCCACCGCCATCTACGTGGCCATGGGCTGGCTGGTGATCGTCGCGGTCAAGCCCATGCTGGCCTCCATCGATGGCTGGACGCTGGGCTGGCTGCTGGCCGGAGGTATCTCCTACACGCTGGGAACCTACTTCTATCACCGCGAATCGATCCCCTATTCGCATGCGATCTGGCACCTGTTCGTGATCGGCGGCAGTGTCTGCCACTTCGTCGCGGTGACCATGCAGGTGCTGTAG
- a CDS encoding peptidoglycan DD-metalloendopeptidase family protein, with amino-acid sequence MPRLPLSCLLLPLLISTTAGAADWRQGWGLVPSPAPAPGTQGIGQAAPMAQLRLQQVGEYWQARIDNTLAGPLQVELRAGPGRPIEGLPVRSLVQGDSSLVVGHLPSPVGGSTLDVRLQSVPGRPDARAEDVAYRLPFDAARLRVDQAPQGRFSHDDEENRDAVDFALPEATLVLAAREGTVMQIQDGFRGNGQDRERDGGRANFIRVLHSDGSMALYGHLQAGGMRVRRGQAVQAGQPIGLSGNSGYSSAPHLHFVVQVNRGMALRSVPVRIFASQGQLQFARQGDAEGAAGR; translated from the coding sequence ATGCCGCGCCTGCCCTTGTCCTGCCTGCTGCTGCCGTTGCTGATCAGCACCACCGCCGGAGCGGCCGACTGGCGGCAGGGCTGGGGCCTGGTGCCCTCACCGGCCCCCGCCCCCGGCACGCAGGGCATCGGCCAGGCGGCCCCCATGGCGCAACTGCGGCTGCAGCAGGTGGGCGAATACTGGCAGGCCCGGATCGACAACACCCTGGCCGGCCCATTACAGGTTGAACTGCGCGCTGGACCCGGGCGCCCCATCGAGGGCCTGCCGGTACGGTCGCTGGTGCAGGGCGACAGCAGCCTCGTGGTCGGTCACCTGCCCTCGCCCGTGGGCGGCAGCACGCTCGACGTACGCCTGCAGTCGGTACCGGGCCGTCCCGACGCCCGCGCCGAAGACGTGGCCTACCGCCTGCCGTTCGACGCCGCACGCCTGCGCGTGGACCAGGCGCCGCAGGGCCGGTTCAGCCACGATGACGAGGAGAACCGCGACGCCGTGGACTTCGCCCTGCCCGAGGCGACGCTGGTGCTGGCCGCGCGCGAGGGAACCGTGATGCAGATCCAGGACGGCTTCCGTGGCAACGGCCAGGACCGCGAGCGCGACGGCGGCAGGGCGAATTTCATCCGTGTCCTGCACAGCGACGGCAGCATGGCGCTGTACGGCCATCTGCAGGCAGGCGGCATGCGCGTGCGTCGTGGCCAGGCCGTGCAGGCCGGACAGCCGATCGGCCTGTCCGGCAACAGCGGCTACAGCAGCGCCCCGCACCTGCATTTCGTGGTGCAGGTCAACCGCGGCATGGCGCTGCGCTCGGTACCCGTGCGCATCTTCGCCTCCCAGGGACAGCTGCAGTTCGCCCGCCAGGGTGATGCCGAGGGCGCGGCCGGGCGCTGA